In Streptomyces sclerotialus, the DNA window GCGGTGGCGCTGACCGTCAGCCGGGGCAGCGCGATCGACGTGCCGGACGTGGTCGGCGACGAGCGGTCGGACGCGGCGGCGGAGCTGCGGGAGGCCGGCTTCCGGGTGAAGTTCGCCGCGCAGCCGGTGTACTCGCCCGAGGACGAGGGCGCGGTCGCGCGGCAGTCCCCGGGCGAGGGCGAGACGCTGGGCAAGGGCGACACGGTGACACTGACGCTGTCCAGGGGGCCGCAGATGATCGAGGTGCCGGACGTCGAGGGTGAGCCCGCCGAGGACGCCCGGAAGACGCTGGAGGCCGCGGGCTTCGAGGTCGAGGTGAAGAAGCCGTTCTTCTTCCCGGGTGACAAGGTCGACAGCCAGTCCGTCGACGCGGGCGACACCGCCCCGAAGGGCAGCACCGTCACGATCACGCTGGAGAGCAAGCTGTGAGGTGTACCTGACACCCGGAGCGGACCGGCCGCCTGGCACCCTTGAAGGTGTGAGCACTTCCCCGCAGCGCGCCCGTGAGCGCAATCCGATCGGCGGCCACGTCCCGGTGGCCGGCGGTCTCGCCAAGGTCGGCATCCCGTACGCCCAGGAGATCGGCGGCGAGGCCGTCCAGGTCTTCGTCGCCAACCCGCGCGGCTGGGCCACCCCGCCCGGCAACCCCCTGCAGGACGAGGCGTTCCGCGCGGCCTGCGCGGAGCGCGCGGTCCCGGCGTACGTGCACGCGCCGTACCTGATCAACTTCGGTTCGCACAACCCGGTGACGGTCGAGAAGTCCGTGGAGTCGCTGCGGCACTCGCTGCGCCGCGGCCGGGAGATCGGGGCGCTCGGCGTGGTGGTGCACACCGGTTCGGCGACCGGCGGACGGGAGCGGGCCACGGCGCTGGCGCAGGTACGGGAGTACATGCTGCCGCTGCTGGAGGAGCTGACGCACGACGACGACCCGTGGCTGCTGCTGGAGTCGACGGCCGGGCAGGGCGCCTCGCTGTGCTCGCTGGCGGAGGACCTCGGGCCCTATCTGGACGCGCTGGACCGGCACCCGCGCGCCGGGCTCTGCCTGGACACCTGCCACGCGTTCGCCGCCGGGCACGACATGGCGGCGCCGGGCGGCACGAAGGCGCTCCTGGACGAGCTGGTGGACGTCGCGGGTGAGGGCCGCCTGAAGCTGATCCACGCCAACGACTCCAAGGACGTGGCGGGGGCGCACAAGGACCGCCACGAGAACATCGGGGCCGGTCACATCGGGGCCGAGCCGTTCGGCGAGCTGTTCCGGCACCCGGCGACCGCCGGCGTACCGCTGGTGATCGAGACGCCGGGCGGCAAGGAAGGCCATGCGGCGGACGTGGCACGGCTGAAGGAGCTGCGGGACGGCGGGGACACGCCCGACATCCCTTGAGGAATACCCTAGGGGGGTATACGGTTCCCGTCTTCGGCGGGAACCGTTCCTTCTGGATGGGGGCTTCCATGCAGCACCAGCACACACACGCCGGGCACGACCACGCGGCCCACGCTCCGGCCGGCTGGGCGACGGCCGCGAAGGCCACCCTGCACTGCCTCACCGGCTGTGCCATCGGCGAGGTCCTCGGCATGGTGATCGGCACGGCCCTGGGCTGGCACAACGTGCCGACGATGGTCCTCGCCATCGCCCTGGCGTTCCTCTTCGGCTACTCGTTCACACTCCGCGGTGTCCTGAAGGCGGGCCTGGACCTCCGGGCCGCCGTGAAGGTCGCGCTGGCCGCCGACACCGTCTCGATCGCGGTCATGGAGCTCGTCGACAACGGCGTGCTCGCCCTCGTCCCGGGCGCGATGGACGCCCACCTGTCGGAGTGGCTGTTCTGGGGGGCGCTGGCGTTCTCGCTGGTCGTGGCGTTCCTCGTGACCACGCCCGTCAACCGGTGGATGATCGGCCGCGGCAAGGGCCACGCGGTGGTGCACCAGTACCACTGAGGGGTACCGGGGCTCGAGCTCAGAGCTCCGGTCCGTCGCCCGGCTCCTCCTGGTAGGAGTAGCGCTGCTCGCGCCACGGGTCACCGAGGTTGTGGTAGCCGCGCTCCTCCCAGAAGCCGCGGCGGTCCGCCGTCATGTACTCGATGCCGCGGACCCACTTGGGGCCCTTCCAGGCGTACAGATGCGGCACGACGAGCCGTACGGGGAAACCGTGCTCGGCGGTGAGCAGTTCGCCGTCCCGGTGGCTGGCGAACAGGCAGCGCTCGCCGGCGAAGTCCGCCAGGGGCATGTTCGAACTGAAGCCGTACTCGGCCCACACCATCACATGGGTGACATCGGGAGCGGGCGGCGCCAGGTCGAGCACCGTACGCGTCAACACCCCGCCCCATTCGGCACCCAGCATGCTGAACTTCGTCACGCAGTGCATGTCGGCGACGACGGTGTCGTACGGCAGCGAGGTGAATTCCTCGTGCGTCCAGCAGTGCTTGTCA includes these proteins:
- a CDS encoding sulfite oxidase-like oxidoreductase; the protein is MGQPDSREEELPQLPPGQRLQRGWPVTHYGPVPKFRPERWEFRVFGATADGDKHCWTHEEFTSLPYDTVVADMHCVTKFSMLGAEWGGVLTRTVLDLAPPAPDVTHVMVWAEYGFSSNMPLADFAGERCLFASHRDGELLTAEHGFPVRLVVPHLYAWKGPKWVRGIEYMTADRRGFWEERGYHNLGDPWREQRYSYQEEPGDGPEL
- a CDS encoding deoxyribonuclease IV, with product MSTSPQRARERNPIGGHVPVAGGLAKVGIPYAQEIGGEAVQVFVANPRGWATPPGNPLQDEAFRAACAERAVPAYVHAPYLINFGSHNPVTVEKSVESLRHSLRRGREIGALGVVVHTGSATGGRERATALAQVREYMLPLLEELTHDDDPWLLLESTAGQGASLCSLAEDLGPYLDALDRHPRAGLCLDTCHAFAAGHDMAAPGGTKALLDELVDVAGEGRLKLIHANDSKDVAGAHKDRHENIGAGHIGAEPFGELFRHPATAGVPLVIETPGGKEGHAADVARLKELRDGGDTPDIP
- a CDS encoding DUF4396 domain-containing protein, yielding MQHQHTHAGHDHAAHAPAGWATAAKATLHCLTGCAIGEVLGMVIGTALGWHNVPTMVLAIALAFLFGYSFTLRGVLKAGLDLRAAVKVALAADTVSIAVMELVDNGVLALVPGAMDAHLSEWLFWGALAFSLVVAFLVTTPVNRWMIGRGKGHAVVHQYH